CATTGGGGAGAGGCACAGGACACAGGCAGTCTGATAGCCCGGGGCAAGAATCGAGTCCGACTCCGAAGTGCTGAGCGGTAAGTCAAactacccccatttcggcaccccccccatctcggcacccccagccccaccaagctacactaAAACCTACTACTTTCTATACATACTATATAACCCTACTTTTAAGACTAAGAATTATACtaaaattatttatagtaattaagtactatatatactaaaatttactatttttatatatgtttagctaatacttactatatactagtagttagaaagtaaaagtagtattttactagtaatatactatatttctttttataagctttataacttaaatttaaagctaaatagtatataataactactataagtatttatagagtactactatagttatataaggtttaatttaatattacttacttaatagcttttttatagctatttataaattttccttactaaattaatataagtagaaaactaacttctttattttaagcttattaatagtagtatactatattgctctatattataatactaattatatagaaatatactataataagtagtttttatattttaatataatttctttaaattataaaagaTGTTTTAAAAAATGTTAAGgtttactagtaaaatactagTAGATACTAAcattagtatttatagtataattagtatatagtagATAGAAATAATAGCATATTTACTTTTTAAAGATACTATATTACATACTAtttacttaaatatataattttatattaaatataataagtaggtttatagttataagggtgctagaaagtagtaggttttggtgtagcttggtggggctgggggtgccgagatggggggggtgccgaaatgggggtagtTTGACTTAGATGATAGGAGACTACAAACGTATAAATAACGAGTGGTTGCCCCCCGCTGCTTCAATGATAAACAGCCTTCTCATCTATTCATATTCAAACAACTTGTAGTACGATCTCACGCAGGATTCTACCACAGAACATGGCGACTTCACCACCGACAATCTACCTCGCGGTCAGCCAGAAGCACACGCTTTCCACCACCCCGGAAACACTCGAAGCTCTGTCTCAGCAGTGCCAGAAAGCGTCCAAGCAGGACCCGTCTCCCGACCTGATTCTCTTCCCCGAGGCCTACATCGGTGGCTACCCGCGAGGGGCTACTTTCGGTGCCGCGGTGGGAGGCCGTACCCCTGAAGGCAGAGAACAGTTCCTGAACTACTTCAAGGATGCTGCAGACCTAGGGGACACTCCCGAAGGCGCGGGGGAGAAGTGGGTGAAGAGAGAACTCGAGGGCCAAGAAGAGGGCGGTGCGGGTCGAGTCCGGAGAGGCGATGGCACGCGAGAGTACCTTGAACGGGTGGCCAGAGAGACCGGAATATTCATTGTCACGGGAATCGTGGAACGAGCAGGAGGCACTCTCTACTGTGCTGTTGTATACGTCTGTCCCAAGCTGGGAGGTGAGTATGACACATTTCGCCCTGTTACGCGGCGGCTATGAATGGGGGGAGCAGCAGAAACTGACTAGACATCAGTGATTGGCAAACGGAGAAAGGTGATGCCAGTAagtcttccccccccccacccccctcgcAGTGATGTCTTCCATATCAAATTTACTAAGCTGAAGCTTCATTTCCGCAGACAGGAAGTGAGCGCCTGATCTGGGGCCAAGGACAGCCGTCCTCGCTCCGCGCCGTGACAACCAGCCTCAGGGGCGTCCCGATCACGCTCGCAGCCGCCATCTGCTGGGAGAACTACATGCCCCTTCTGCGGCACTCGCTCTACAGCCAGAACGTCAACCTTTACCTGGCCCCGACGGCGGACACGCGCGACACCTGGCCGGCCCTCATGCGAACGGTCGCCTGCGAGGGGAGGTGCTTCGTCCTGAGCGCGAACCAGTGCCTCAAGAAGCAGAGCCAGCCCGCTTGGGTCTACGGGGAGAAGTCCGAGAGCGAGGAGTTCGTGTCCACCGGCGGGTCCTGCATCGTGTCTCCGCTGGGACAACTCCTTCAGGGACCGTTGtgggaggatgaggacggcaTGCTGACGGTCGGTGTCAACTTCGACGACTGCGTCAGAGGCAGGTTGGATCTGGATGTCGCCGGGAGCTATTCGAGGTATGTTGAGGCTCTCTGTGGGCTTTCacggtgtgtgtgttttACGGTTCACTGACATGGCTAAATAGGAATGACGCCTTCAAGCTGACTGTCACTGGGCTTGATATTAGCCCTCCATTGTGAGTCAGACTGGCTGCTTATCGCACTTGCTTTGGAAAATATTAGGAAAGTTTGGATCGAGGCAAATGTTAGCAGTAGGATGAAAGTCCAAAGAGGTCATGATTTATGCGGGGCTGTCTAGGCGTTGGCCGTGCTTGTCGTTTACGCTGTtgtaagtcaaagcacccacttttcggccacccccccatttcggccgGGGTTTTACACCAAAAGTACTACTTTTCACTACACCCTTTTATTAATAACTAATATAgataaataaatataaaaagTCTTATAAAATAGTTTTTTATCtctattttatatatatagtattttctaactttatatagcttagtaatatacttagtttatagtataaagtaaaaaCTCTACTTTctaatactatttttaaGATTTTAaattttagtattatatagtaattatagtacttatagtaaaactacttaaataactttaattatagtatatatttatattaaaagAAAGTAGATTTACCTATATAAATAgcttatttactatataagtttaaaa
This genomic interval from Colletotrichum higginsianum IMI 349063 chromosome 9, whole genome shotgun sequence contains the following:
- a CDS encoding carbon-nitrogen hydrolase, with product MATSPPTIYLAVSQKHTLSTTPETLEALSQQCQKASKQDPSPDLILFPEAYIGGYPRGATFGAAVGGRTPEGREQFLNYFKDAADLGDTPEGAGEKWVKRELEGQEEGGAGRVRRGDGTREYLERVARETGIFIVTGIVERAGGTLYCAVVYVCPKLGVIGKRRKVMPTGSERLIWGQGQPSSLRAVTTSLRGVPITLAAAICWENYMPLLRHSLYSQNVNLYLAPTADTRDTWPALMRTVACEGRCFVLSANQCLKKQSQPAWVYGEKSESEEFVSTGGSCIVSPLGQLLQGPLWEDEDGMLTVGVNFDDCVRGRLDLDVAGSYSRNDAFKLTVTGLDISPPL